One Fuerstiella marisgermanici DNA window includes the following coding sequences:
- a CDS encoding arginyltransferase: MASIDPTTQELEIIGSESDCSYLPGRASRMQYRLAMSLTEERYLQMLERGWRRFGRTLFRPVCANCCECQSLRVDINKFQPSKSQRRARNRNSDVVLTVQPLTITSEHLDLYNAYHLDMHQRRQWPFRRITEDDYYESFVDGDFAFSREFQYRLNGKLVALGIVDAPGDVMSSIYFVHDPELRERGFGTMSVLRELDYGRQFERRWLYMGYYIRDCGSMNYKNRFRPHQILAEYCEDDDPAVWMDA; the protein is encoded by the coding sequence GTGGCTTCTATTGACCCAACAACTCAGGAACTGGAGATCATCGGATCAGAATCCGATTGCTCCTACCTGCCCGGCCGCGCGTCGCGAATGCAGTACCGGCTGGCTATGTCGCTGACAGAAGAACGTTATCTGCAAATGCTGGAACGCGGCTGGCGACGATTCGGGCGCACGCTGTTTCGTCCGGTGTGTGCCAATTGCTGTGAATGCCAAAGCCTGCGAGTGGACATCAATAAGTTTCAGCCGTCGAAAAGTCAGCGGCGAGCTCGAAATCGGAACAGCGATGTCGTCTTAACCGTGCAGCCGCTGACCATCACGTCCGAACACCTCGATTTGTATAACGCCTACCATCTCGACATGCATCAGCGGCGGCAGTGGCCGTTTCGACGGATCACCGAAGACGATTACTACGAATCGTTTGTCGACGGCGACTTTGCGTTTTCCCGCGAATTTCAGTACCGACTGAATGGCAAGCTGGTAGCGCTGGGCATTGTCGACGCTCCGGGCGATGTGATGTCCAGTATTTACTTTGTTCACGATCCCGAACTGCGGGAGCGAGGCTTCGGCACGATGTCTGTGCTGCGTGAGCTGGACTACGGCCGGCAGTTCGAACGCCGCTGGCTGTATATGGGCTATTACATCCGGGATTGCGGTTCGATGAACTACAAAAACCGCTTCCGGCCTCACCAAATCCTGGCCGAATACTGCGAAGACGACGATCCCGCAGTCTGGATGGATGCATAA